CCTCCTGCAAGAAGAGGCTGAGGTCAGCGAGGACACATCAGCCTGTTGGGGAGTGAGGATGGAGACCCAGGCACCCAGGGGCATGAGCAGCAAGGGTAGCTGAGCACTGTGGGTGGAGCATGGCTACAGTCGCCAGTTGGGTCAGAGGCTCTGCACCCCTTGAGCCCTGGCTCCCAGGGTCTGAGGCAGGTGCCGCCGGGCTGACCCCAGAAGCACCAATCCCCATCTCGCTTGCTGTCTTCCATCTCGGAAGCATTGTCACAGCCTCCAGGCCAGTGTCCGGCATTGAGAGGAGGGACTGTGTGGAGCCATCCACATGCTCTACCTCGTGTGCTGTGACCAACACTACGTGATCAAGAGGTTGGTCACACATACGGAGCCAGGGCTCAGGGTGAGACTGGAGTGTGGACCACGGACAGAGAGTCACAGCCGCACGCCAGGCTGCTGGGTGTCTGACCCCTCAGACTTTGTGTCTGTGTAGTGGGGGTCTGGGTGGGGCAGTCTCATCCCATCCACATGAGCCAGGGATGGTTGTACTACCTGGCATTGTAGAGGTTGGAGTCATGCCGTTCCTCTGTAACAAATGATGACATTTAGAGACTCAGTTGCTTTCAAACTGGGGACTGAAGGATTGGAGGTAGATTGTCTCCAGCACATAAATGTGCCCTGAACTCAGTGTGGGAAGGCTTGATCAAGTAATCCTGTCTGGCTGGGAGCAGGGAGCCGGGAGTCAGCTTGGGGCCTGGGGTGGATGGTGGCAGCCTgaggccaggcccaggccccAGCAGGTTGGGCCAGAGTTGTGGCCTGGAAATGTCATCCTCAGCTGAGCTGGAGCCACTGGGTCCCCGTGCCAGAGGCAGCGGAGGCCCCAGGAACAGCTGCCAGGAGCCCCGTGTCAGAGGCCCGACCATGAAAGAAACCAGACTCGCCTTATCTGCCTTCCTTTCCCAGACACACTGTGCGATAAGAGAGTTAAATGCTTTAGGGAGAAGTTTGAATCAAGTCTTTTCAAACAGTGGCGTGAGTGGAGGAGGGCCGGGTCAGCAGTGTGAATTGTCTCAGGATGGGGCTCTGGTCCTGCGTGGGCCTCGTCCCCATGGATGAGCCCATGCAGgtcaggcagcccccagaagtTCTGAAATAGTCTTCCTTCCCCCACAAAAATATCTAAAAGCTTTTCCAATAAGAAGGTCCCTGAAATCAGACTTAACTCATCACCCTTCCGCCTTTCCCGTAAGTCTCCCAGGCCTGGGCTCCCTCATGGGGGACCTCCCCCTTCTCAAAACAAAGCCCAGGTGGGGACTCTTGGGGGAGGTACCAGGCCAGCTCAACAGGACTTGTCCCCAGCCTCAGGGCTCTCCGGCGATTTCTGCCCTGTCCCAGATTTCTGCCCCAGTCCCAGCGTAGGGAGGCCCCTCCCTGGTTTCCTTCCGCAGGGCCCCGGCAGGCTGTCCCCACCAAAGGACAGCAGTAGCCCACTGGGGGCTCTGCGGGAACAGCTCGTTCCAGCCCAGCCCTTTGGCTGAAGAGCTCTGAGTTCTGTGAAGTTCCCCCGGGGGGTGACCCCAGTCCCCTGACTTTTCCTCACCCTCATTGGCTAAGACAGATCCCGCGGGGCTGGGGCTCATACTGACCCAGGTCCTAGAAGACAAGTTTGCCCTGAGTTGTCCTCTCTGGCCCGTAGAAGGCCAGAGCACTTTGTGGACAGAGCCCTGGATTGGGTTAGGAGACCTGAGTCCCATACTTTGGCTCTGCCACTACCTTTAGCCATGGTGTGGGTTTAGGGGCTCCCCCCACACCCGCCTCCCCTTGGCTTGCTTTCCCCGTCTGTGATGACGGGCTGGAGGGTGGTCTCAGAATAGCCCGTTGTCCCTTGACCTAAGGCACGGGCAGAGCCCTTTCCCCAGGTGAGGGACAGGGGAAGGGCAGGGGAGCTTGGGAGTCTGGGCTCAGCCCCACACCCCAGCCTGCACTAGCCCagcccctttccctcctccctttgcGGGAGAACTTTTAGCAGGGGATCTAACCAGCAGAGAAATTGCTTCCCGGTCTGGTATAGCGCCTGGTCCCCTGGGGCATCATGGGGGTTGTTGAGGGGGCTGCAACGTGCAGGGACAGGCATCTGTGGAggacccccccacccccatagAGATACATATTTCCTGGGAAAATAGTTTCACCCTCAGTCTTTCCCCGCCAGGGCCCTGCCTGGACCTGTGGAACCTGTCAGACGAGAGcagggttgggggggggggggcatggAGACCCCAGAGCCTGGTGACCTTGGGGGCCGGGGTTCCAGTTGGACTGGCTGGTTCTCCTCCCCCTGCCGACATGGTCCCCACAGCCACAGAGTGGCTCTAGGAGCACCCATTCTGCTCTGCGTGCTGGGCGACGCCCCGTGCTTTTCTTGCGTTCCTAAGAACGGGCCTGggctctcctcctcccactcttgaATCAAGAGCTGAGGGGTCACTTCCTCTCCAAGCTCTGGGTCCTGTCTGCTCTGAGCTCTCCAGTGACCCCACCCTCCGGATGGTCCCCTCACCTTTCTCAGCCTATAAATGTGGTCTTGCCTCTTCCTTCTGGAAAAATCCCTCAGGCCCCTTCCCCTGGCTCTGCTCAGGGCTAAAGTTACTGtgctgtcttcatttctctgggaccTCTCCCCTAGGCCATCTCCTGtcccctgccccccgccccccgccccgtgCTTCTGATCATCCATGACCTCTTCTTTTGCTGAACCCAATGGATGCCTGGTTGGATTTTCTCTTCACCTTTTCCTCGACACCCCAGGCTGGCTTTGGACgcacctggcttcttttttttttttttttttttttttttttgagccagagtctccctctgttgcccaggctggagtgcagtggtgcaatcttggctcactgcaacctccatctcctgggtttaagtgattctcgtgcttcagcctccctagtagctgggactacaggcacccaccaccatgctcagctaatttttgtatttttaatagagatggggtttcaccacgttggtcaggctggtcttgaactcgtgtcctcaggtgatccacccgcctcggcctcccaaagtgctgggattgtaggcgtgagccgccgcgcccggccccgtGGCTGGCTTCTTGATTCCCTTCCTTCCTGGCCTTGGTTTTCTCACCATTCTTCAGGGGCTCCTCCTACCTGTCTGGCTGCTCCTCATCCTCCGCAGATTGCTCTTTTGCTTCCTGAAATGTGGGGGCCTCATCCCAGGGGCCCCAAGCTGCTCGTCCTCTGCTGGGCTTCCAGGAGCCCAATGGATGCCCTGACTCCTGTTTTTCCATGCTCatccttcttttctcttaaacTCCAGACTCAGAAATCCAGCTACCTCCTCAGCTCCCTGATGCTCCAGGTGCCCCAGGCACTAAACATGTCCCAACTGAAACCCTCATTTACCCCCTAAACCTGCCCTGACCCACCAAGCCTGGACCTGGGAAAGGCTTGGCACCCTTCCTCTCCCACGTCCACCCAGTCTCCCGGCCGGATCCCTTTTCCCCCAAAGCTCCGAGTCCTTCTTGCCTGTGGCCCTCCCAGTGCCCCATCTCCCTTCCCCGGGTTCCTGCCCAGGACTAGTGAAGTGTCTTGCCATCTGGTCTCCACTCTCTGGCATCTCCTGAAGGGTGTTCCTGAAACACAGAGCTGGGGACCTTGGGCTCCTTCTTGTCTAAGGCGCCAAGTACCCAGGGCAGGCAGCTTGGGCGGCGTGGCACTTCTCCATCTGCCTGAGTCCTGGACCGGTGTAATCAGGAtacctgtgcttttgatgtctcTCTGCAAAAGCAGACACTAATCGCTCTGCTGGCCATGCCCTCCCTTGCTTATCCACTGGGCTCACTCTGGATGTGGCTCAGGCACCCCTGCCTCTGAGAAGCCCTTCTTGCCCCACTGGGTTGGATGAAGCCTGTGTGAGGCATCCTTATCCTGGCACGGCCCCCTGTGTTCACCAGCCTGGCTCCCCTACCAGACTGATTCCCCCTCGCAGGGTGGCACCTCCCGCATTGGTTGCAAAGGGAGCTGAGCCATCTGGGTCCAGGGATGCATCATTGTTGCCTGGGAACCTGTAGACCAGGAGGCATCTGGGAAAGGCACAGACGACCTCTCAAGCCGCTCATCCTGGGCTCATGGTGGAGCCCCCACCAGCCCCACAGACACTCTCAGCCCTTCACACGCCCTCACTGGGAGGAGGGCAGGACCAAGTTTGAGGACTTCTCCCCTGGCCACACATCCCAGCTGTTTTTTGCTGTATCAGTTTGGGCAGGGCACATGCCCTCTCGGAGTCCTCAGGTCCCATCTGTCAAATGGCTCTGGCAGCACCTACCTAGGAGGACAGTTGCTCTAAGCGGTGTGCCCAGAAAAAGGGCTGGATGTTTGGTAGATGCCACATGGCACTTGCCTAGCCTGCTCCCATTTCTCAaacagggaaactgagaccctGAGGGGAACTGATGTGGCCCAGGTCACATGGGTGGGTGGCAGCACAGCCTGGATCCCAGGCTCCCCAGTGGCTCTTGGCCTTGGCTGTCTTGTCTGTCTCTACCTGCCCCACCCACTACTACCGCCCAGCTGGGATGGATGAGTCGCACGGAGCTGGTCAGGGCTTTGCACGCTGCACAGCCGGGTGAATCTTgtgtccctgcctcccaggcaaAGGCCTCAGCGTGATCGGGGCTCTGTGGTGCATTGTTGGCCAGAAGGACCTGGTGCCACTGGTTCCTGCTGCCCCAGCATGGGCAGCCAGGCTGGCCTGGCCCAGCTGAGAGGGGCGGGGGGCCAGGCACTCCTGACCCCACTGTTTGGGCCAGCCTGGGGGAAAGGGTGAGGCGGCCTAACGTCATTGGAACCCTGAATCTTGACTTCTGTCCTCGGCTTTCTGGGACTCTGGGAGGAGCCCAGTGCAGACGTTTCCCTCCCAGGGTCTCAGGGGCTCAGCAGTCAGAGTGGGACCATCCCAGCTTTTGCTGTGTGGCTTGGCCCATCATTGGCTTCCTGGGGGCTGTTTTCTCTCCACATGATTGGTGTTTGGCCGGAACAGGGGCGGTCTGGGGGTGGGCAGCTGGCCCCAGCTGATGGGGTCTCGGTGATGTTTGTGTCTCTGTAGAGTTTGGATCATGACGAGGCCAGTGAGTCGGAGATGAGAAAGACCTCAAGCTCGTGCATCATGGAGAATGGGCACCAGCCGGGGGCAGGTAGGGGTAGGGCTGTGGGCAGCGGAGGGGCGGCTGGGTAGGTCTGGGGGTTAAGTAAGGCCCTGGTCAGGTATCTTCTGTGCCAGGCCAGCCCTTGGCCTGAGTTGGGGCGGACTCTATCCTGAACCCCAGCAGGGAGAGAGGCTGCCAGGAGAGCAGTGTCATTCAGTAGAACTCGTGACACACAGAGGGAAGTTGGGAGATCTCAGGAGGTAGCGAGCGCTCCCGTTTCTCCAGGAAAGCAAGTAGGGGCTGAGGAACTTTTCTAAGCACTGAGTAGGGTAGAATAGGGTAGAGAGTGGGCTGATGAGCCAACTAGTATTTATTAAGCCGGCCATGGAAACGAATTTAAGGAATGGAACGGAGGGCCGGAGGCTGGAGAAGGGGTGGAGGGAGTGGAAGGGAGGccgggaggtgggaggaggtccAGGGGAGGCTGGAGAGTCAGGAGGCCTCgtaggaggtgggaggagggtccAGGGAGGCTGGAGCAGTCAGGGAGGCCTTCCtgtaggaggtgggaggagggtccAGGGAGTCTGGAGCAGTCAGGGAGGCCTTCCtgtaggaggtgggaggagggtccAGGGAGGCTAGAGCCTTTCTGGGAGGTCTCAGAACTCTGTGGCTGCCACGGCTGACCACCCACCCATACTGGTCACATGTTACAGGTCCAGGCGACGGATCCCCCGAGGTTGCCCAAACCTTCTTGGCACCAGATCCCCCCAGGCCTCGCCCTGTGAGCCTCTCCTTGCGGCTGCCCCACCAGCCAGTCACGGCCGTCACCCGAGTCTCTGACAGGTTCTCTGGGGAGACTTCAGCAGCGGCTCTGTCACCTACGTCTGCTGCCACCCTGGGGGGCCTCAACCCAAGCCCCAGCGAGGCCACCACGCCCTGGACTCCCAGTCCTGGCGGTATGAGCAGGAGAACGCGGTCTTGGGGCAGACCTCCCCTTGGGATGGGAGAGGGAAGACCGGGGCTAGGGAAGGGGAGTCGGTGGGCGACTTGGAAAGCGAGGAGCCaagcccagccctgcctctgcctgccatGTCTGCCCCTTCCTTTAGCCCATCCTCCTGGGCTCCTGCCCAGAGAGGCTGTGAAATAGCATTATCCCCTGGTGGGGCAACCATGGCGTTTATTACAGGTGGAGGCCACAGCTGGAAGGTGGCCTCTTGCCCTGCACGTTGGGCAccgtcccctccctccctccctccctcaaggCCCCAGGCCTGACTTGGGCCAGTGGCCAGGCCTCCACGGTATGTGCTGGGGGAAGCCGGGTGGGCCTCTATGGGGAGGATTTGGGAGCAGTGTTCGCTGGATACACGGCACGGGCCCTGGGCTCTGTGCTCTCAAGAGCAGGACAGTTGAAAAGACCTCTTTGATGTCGTTGCTGCGTGTGCccatcctcctttctcctccactGTCCGCTGGGGCAGGGCCGGCTTAGCCCAGAGGGTTAGCTCATCCTTGCAGTGATGCCGGGTAGACGAGGCAGAGCCGGATCAGAGGAAGGGAGGCTGTGGCGCGCCCTCCCTGGGGCCAGGCTTTGttacttctctccctctctctgttcctcagaGAATAATTCCTCCTTCACACGGTCTGTGTCGAGCTCTGGCTACGGGGCAGTGACAGCAAGCAAACACAGCAACAGGTGCGTCAGGGCCCGTGTTCCCGTGGGGTCGCTGCGCCCAGGTGTCTTCTCTGCTTTGGACACAGGCTGCCCAGGGTCGGCCCTGGGGTTGGCGTCTCCACGGAAGGCTCAGGGCTGGATCTCTGGAGCACTGGGCGGCAGGGTTGGGGGTAAGGTCTGAGCAGGGGGAGTGAGGCAGTGGGCCTCGGTGGAGAGcttcatttggaaaaatatggCCACAGGCTGGTTTCTTTGTGGACCCTTCAAGTCAGTCAAAAGACTGGAGGaggggtcgggcgcggtggctcacgcctataattccagcacttcgggaggccgaggcaggcagatcacctgaagtcaagagttcaagaccagcctggccaacacggcgaaaccccgtctccactaaaatacaaaaattagcccaggcgtggtggcctgtaatccagctacttgggaggttgaggcaggagaatcacttgaacccgggaagtggaggttgcagtgagccgaggtagtgcctctgcactccagcctaggcaacggagtaagactctgtctcaaaaaaaaaaaaagaaaaaaagattggaggaggcaggagggggaGGACAGGAGCTTTGTCTTCTATCCCAGCCAGCTGGGGTCCCTCGGAGCCCGGAACTTCCTGCCCACTGGCTGCGGGCAGGGGCAGGTGAGCGGGACCTTCCCTGTAGGGCAGACCTCCCGCCCCAGCCAGCGGGACTGtgattgggggtgggggtagggtagcaggcttggcttttttttttttttctttaataataaaaggaGAATTGTGACTTTCTGGCAAACTGTTCTGGAGAAAACAAAGGTGGTCTTTTCTCATGGTGGTGGAGGCCGGAGGCCTGGTCCCTCCGGGGCTGGTTCTGAGCACACCTCCTGCCTGTGGAGGGGGGTCTCCTTGTCCTCCCCAGGCACTGACACCTGCAAAGGGGTGTTTATGTCCAGATCGGGGGCCCAGTGTCGCTTCTGAGTGGAGCCTATTGGCCAGGCCCTCCAGGCAGCGCAATTCGGAAAACCTGCTAAACCAGGTGGGGACCAGAGCAAGGGGGCCTCCTCTCTGAGCACCCATCACGGTCCAGGCTGCCTTGTCCACACAGTGCGATGGAGACCCAGGGGCCTGGTGAGCTAGTGATGCCTGCTGGGCCCAGGTCCCAACTCGGCGATTCTCTCCTCAGCCCACCACTGGTGACACCACCCCAGTCACCAGTGTCCCCGCAGCCGCCAGCCACAACTCAGGTCCATCGGCAGGGGGAGCGTCGCAGGGAGCTGGTGAGGTCACAGACGCTGCCCCGCACCTCGGGGGCGCAGGCCCGGAAGGCATTATTTGAGAAGTGGGAGCAGGAAACAGCGGCTGGCAAGTACGGATGCTCACTCACAGATAGGCCAGGCCCCCGCACTGTGCCCAGACCCAGACAGGGGTGGAGTGGGTGCAGCAGAGCAAGTTTCAGCCCTGTCCTGTTCCCCAGGGCGCTGCTGCCCAAGACAAGATCTCTTGGGCAAGGCACAAAGTTAGGGCTGGACCACAGGGCAGGTTGGGGGGACAGGGGGCCCCAGTTGTTGGGGGAAGACGGCTATGAGGCAGGGAGCCAGGAAGCCCTGGTGAGAGCgcctctctcctcctccattCCTGAGGCCCCCTGTCCTGTCACTGGTGCCCCCAGGCTGCCCTCACACCCACATTCCCCACGGGTTGTGGGTTCTTTAGTTTCTGGGCATGACCGGGGACTGGGTGGCGACTGGGATTCCTGGCCAGAGCGGGGAGGCCTAGCGTGGGGTTGGTCTTGCCTGAGGACTGAAGGTGATGCCATGGGGCCAAGCGGCCTCCAGCCCGCTACTAGGTCTTGAGAGACCTCGGGTCTTGAGAGATTCTCGGGCTCCAGCCCACCTTTGCATGTTCAGCCAGTCCTCGGGTCAGTGCATGGTATTGATGCCTGCTGTGTGCAGAGTGTGATCCAAGCATGGTATTGATGCCTGCTGTGTGCAGGGTGTGGCCCAAGCATGGTATTGATGCCTGCTGTGTGCAGGGTGTGGCCCAAGCATGGTATTGATGCCTGCTGTGTGCAGGGTGTGGCCCAGGCCTTGTGGGACAATGAAGATAACAGCCAGTCCCTGCTCGACTCTAGTGAGGGAGACCGACCCAGGACGTGTCCCCACTTGCCCCAAACAACCTGGTCTAGGCCATTAGGGACTGTCCTTGAGGCCCAGAAGAGGAAATCATCCCTCCTGGCGAGGAAAGAGCCATCAGGGAAGGAGGCCCCCCCATTAAGAGGGGGGCTCAGAaggaggggtgggaggaaggaaccGGGAAcggtgttccaggcagaaggcaGGGGCCTAGGGCCATGTGGGCCAAGGTCTTCTGTCTCAGGATTCCCAAGTGACCCCTGCTTCCTGGGTGGGGAATAAACGGGACCTGGAGGGCTGTAGGGGTGTGGATGGTCCTGCCACATACATCAAAGGAGGCTGTGTCGCTGGTATATGGGGCCGTGCCGTGGACATGGGCACAGCTGAGCCTGTGTGCTGCCAGCATCTCCCCTGGGTGAGCAGAGCAGGTGGGGGCATCCTCTCTGGTGGTGCAGGGATGGCCTTCCCTGCCCCAGACCCGCACGGGGAGATGGCAGCTGGAGGGCACCCGCAGCAGGCCTGCCATCTCTCCGCAGGGGGAAAGGCGAGACCCGGGCCAGGCTGAAGCGGTCGCAGAGCTTTGGTGTGGCCAGCGCCAGCAGCATCAAGCAGATCCTGCTCGAGTGGTGCCGCAGCAAGACGCTGGGCTACCAGGTGAGCCCTGGCTCCCCTCCGGCTGCTGGGAGCCCCAGCCAAAGACCTGACCAAGCATTGCCACTGTCCTTGTTCTCCCGCCTGGGCAGGAACCTGCTGAGGTTGGGGTTAAGGGGTAGGAACCACAGTAATTATGCCTTCCGAGTGGGTGCCTAGCTGCCCGTGGCGTGTGCTGAGAAACTCCAGGAATCCAGTGTCTAGGCCCCTGCACTGACCCCACTCACCCTGTTGCAGCACGTGGACCTGCAGAACTTCTCCTCCAGCTGGAGCGACGGCATGGCCTTCTGCGCCCTGGTACACTCCTTCTTCCCCGACGCCTTCGACTACAACTCCCTGAGCCCCACGCAGCGGCAGAAGAACTTTGAGCTGGCCTTCACCATGGCTGAGTGAGTCCCAGCCCAGTCCCTGAGCCCAGCTTCTTCCCCAGGTGGGGCATGGGGGCGAGTGGGATGTGGGGCCGCTGTCTGCAAAGCTGAAGGACCCTGGGGCCATGTGGTCTGTGTACCTCTTGTGCAGATGGGAAGACTGAGACCTGGAGAGGGATTTTCCCAGAGTCACGCAGCACTCGGTGGAGGGGGACTCTGTTCCTGGGGACCTGCCCTCTTTGCTGGGTGCCCAGCTTCTGAGGCGCACTCTGGGGGACCAGCCACAGAGCAGGCATGAGGGGCAGCGGGACAGGGTCCCCCAGAGCTCTGAATCTGTCCTCTCTGGACTGATGGAGAGATGCCGTTGCTTGCATGAGCCACAGCTGCCAGTTAGC
The Papio anubis isolate 15944 chromosome 17, Panubis1.0, whole genome shotgun sequence genome window above contains:
- the SMTNL2 gene encoding smoothelin-like protein 2 isoform X1, translated to MEPAPDAQEARTVREALGRYEAALEGAVRALHEDMQGLQRGVERRVAEAVRLAGPLARTVADLQRDNQRLQAQLERLTRQVDALGLASGMSPAPGTPCTPSPPPAPGVPDRAPRLGSARFASHATFSLSGRGQSLDHDEASESEMRKTSSSCIMENGHQPGAGPGDGSPEVAQTFLAPDPPRPRPVSLSLRLPHQPVTAVTRVSDRFSGETSAAALSPTSAATLGGLNPSPSEATTPWTPSPGENNSSFTRSVSSSGYGAVTASKHSNSPPLVTPPQSPVSPQPPATTQVHRQGERRRELVRSQTLPRTSGAQARKALFEKWEQETAAGKGKGETRARLKRSQSFGVASASSIKQILLEWCRSKTLGYQHVDLQNFSSSWSDGMAFCALVHSFFPDAFDYNSLSPTQRQKNFELAFTMAENLANCERLIEVEDMMVMGRKPDPMCVFTYVQSLYNHLRRFE
- the SMTNL2 gene encoding smoothelin-like protein 2 isoform X2 is translated as MRKTSSSCIMENGHQPGAGPGDGSPEVAQTFLAPDPPRPRPVSLSLRLPHQPVTAVTRVSDRFSGETSAAALSPTSAATLGGLNPSPSEATTPWTPSPGENNSSFTRSVSSSGYGAVTASKHSNSPPLVTPPQSPVSPQPPATTQVHRQGERRRELVRSQTLPRTSGAQARKALFEKWEQETAAGKGKGETRARLKRSQSFGVASASSIKQILLEWCRSKTLGYQHVDLQNFSSSWSDGMAFCALVHSFFPDAFDYNSLSPTQRQKNFELAFTMAENLANCERLIEVEDMMVMGRKPDPMCVFTYVQSLYNHLRRFE